CGGTGATGATCGACCACGGGTTTGGCTTGTTCAGCCTCTACTCCCACCTCAACAGCATCACGGTGCAAGAGGGCCAGCAGGTTAAGAAGGGCGACCTGATCGGGCATACCGGCGTAACGGGCCTCGCCGGCGGCGATCACCTGCATTTCGGCATCATGGTGCACAACACCTTCGTCGACCCGGTGGAGTGGTGGGACCCGGCCTGGATCAAGAACAACGTGACGGACAAGATCGAGACGGTCGCGTCCGGCTTGAAATAGTGTCCCCCTGGACGTTGCAGGGGGTGGGGGAGACCGCGCGAGAATGACGGAATTCAAAGTCAACAAAACCTATCAGGAAATAAATGCCAAGATTCGGTCGGGCCAAGTGGTGGTGGTGACCGCCGAGGAGGTCATCGGCATCGTGCGCAAAGAGGGGCCGGTGGCGGCCGCGCGCCAGGTGGACGTGGTGACAACTGGCACCTTTGCGCCCATGTGCTCCTCGGGGGCGTTCATCAATTTCGGCCACTCCAAACCCGGCATCAAGGCTGCCAAGGTGTGGCTCAACAACGTGCCGGCCTACGCGGGCGTGGCGGCCGTGGACTGCTACATCGGGGCCACCGAAGTTTGCGAGGACGACCCGCTCAACCGGGTCCATCCCGGCGAGTTCAACTACGGCGGCGGGCACGTCATCGAGGATCTGGTGGCCGGCAAGACCGTTCACCTGAAGGCCGTTGCCTATGGTACCGATTGCTACCCCAACCGGGAGGTGGAAAAGGAAATCACCCTGCGCAGCCTGCCCAGCGCGGTGCTCTGCAACCCGCGAAACGGCTACCAGAACTACAACTGCGCGGTCAATTTGAAAAACAAGACCGTCTACACCTACATGGGGACCTTGAAGCCCAGGGCCGGCAACGCCAATTACTGCTCCGCCGGGCAGCTCAGCCCGCTTTTCAACGACCCCTACTACAAGACCATCGGCATCGGCACCCGGATTTTTCTGGGGGGCACCACCGGGTTCGTCACCTGGGCCGGGACCCAGCACAAGCCCCAGGTCAAGCGGACGCCCAAAGGGGTGCCGTTGGGCCCGGCCGGGACCCTCTGGGTGATGGGGGATCTCAAAAAGATGAGCACCCAGTGGCTGATGGGGGCCAGCATCCAGGGCTACGGCTCTTCGCTTTCGCTGGGCCTGGGGATTCCCATCCCGATCTTAAACGAGGAGATGATGGCCTACACCGCCGTCTCGGATGAGGAGATCTTCACCCAGATCATCGATTACGGCAATGACTATCCCGAAGGGGTCTCCAAAAGCTACGGCCAGGTGAGCTACGCCCAGCTGAAAAGCGGGTTTATCGATTTTCAGGGCAAGCAGGTGCCCACGGTCCCGCTTTCCAGCACGGTCAAGGCCCGCGAGATCGCCGAGACCCTGAAAGACTGGATCGCCAAGGGGCAGTTTCTGCTGGGCGAGCCCCAGTGCACCCTGCCCGCGGGGCCTTCAGAAATCTTCGGTTGATCCGCTGCAAGCGGGGGCCACGGTAGACGAACCGGGAGGCATCGGCCATCGAAGGTCACCGCATGGATGGCTACGCGCACGGGGGATTGCCAGCCGCTGCCATCGGGTGTATAGACCCTCTAAAAACTCAAACTTTAATCGCCAATTCCCGTAGCTACGGCGTTTTTCGAAGATCACAGCCCCTTGATGCAGCCGGCGTTTGATGCCCCCGTTGTCCCGGGCCGAGCATCGCAGCAGCCGGCGAAAAAGGCCCTGTGGCTGTCTGAGCGCAAGCGAGTTCCACAGGGCCCGCCGGCTGCGAGAAGCGCCGGGCAGCCCGAAGGGCCCCGGGGCGCGGGCGGTTTCTTTTGGTTCGTTTTCTTGTCCGCACAAGAAAATGAACAAAGAATAATGGGAGTTGTAAATCCCGGTCTATTCCCGGGGAGCCCGCCAAAGCTCCTTTCTAAAAAAAACACGGCACGGCGGGGTAGAATGTTTTTTGGGGATTCATTCCGGTTGGTTCCGACTGCGAACTGATTGAAAGGCAAAGGAAAGACTTGAAATCCAAGCAAGATAGCCAGGAGGCCGCGGCGCCGCGGAAAAAGGGCAAGCTGCGCGAGAACATCGAGGCCATCCTGGTGGCCATCGTGCTGGCGCTGTTCATCCGGACCTTCGTGGTCCAGGCCTTCAAGATCCCCTCGGGCTCCATGAAACAGACCCTTCAAATCGGGGATCACATTCTGGTCAACAAGTTCATCTACGGCGTCAAGCTGCCCTTCGTGGACAAGGTGATCATACCGGTCAAGGACCCCAAGAGGGGAGATATCGTGGTTTTCAAATTCCCGGAAGACCCCGACAAGGACTTCATCAAGCGGGTCGTCGGGGTGGCCGGCGATGAAATCAAGATCCGCGACAAACAGGTCTTCGTCAACGGCAAGCCCCTCAACCACGACTTCGGCATCCACGTGGACCCCCGTACGTTCCCATCCAGCGCCGAGCCGCGCGACAATTTCGGCCCGATCACCGTCCCGCCCAACTCCCTGTTCGTGATGGGCGACAACCGCGACCAGAGCTACGACAGCCGCTACTGGGGGTTTGTGGACCTCTCGGCCATCAAGGGTAAGGCCTTCATCATCTACTGGTCCTGGGACAAGGAAAATTTCAGGGTCCGATGGGGCCGGCTGGGCGACCTGCTGCACTAACGCCCCATCTCAACCGGCCTGACCTCCGGCGGCCGCGGCCGCTTTTACACGGGAGACCCCCATGCGCATCCTGATCACCGGCGGTCGCGTGCTGGACCCTGGCCGGCTGGACGGCCGGCTGAACATCCTGATCGAAAACGGCGCCGTCGCGGCGATCGCGCCTCCCGCCGACCTCGCCCCCGACCGATGCCCCGACGCCCGCATCCTCGATGCCGCAGGGCTCTTGGTGGTGCCCGGCCTGATCGATCTGCACGTCCACTTCCGGGAGCCGGGCTTCGAATACAAGGAAACCATCCAGACCGGCTGCGCGGCCGCGGTGGCGGGCGGCTTCGCCGCGGTCTGCCCCATGCCCAACACCCGCCCGGCAATCGACAGCGGTGAGCTGACGGCCTTTGTTCGCCGCCAAGCGGCGGCCGCCGGTCTCTGCCGGGTCCATCCGGTGGCGGCCATCAGCCGGGGACTTGCGGGTGAGACGTTGAGTCCCTTCGCCGAAGTCAAGGCCGCCGGGGCGGTGGCCGTCTCAGACGACGGCAACCCGGTCCTGAACAGCCGCCTGATGCGCCAGGCCCTGACCGCGGCCCGCGAGAACGGTCTGCTGGTGATCTCCCACAGCGAGGAGCTGAGCCTCGCCGCCGGCGGGGCCGTCAACGAAGGGCCGGTTTCCGAGCGGTTGGGGGTGGGGGGGATCCCCAACGCCGCCGAGAGCATCATGGTATTGCGCGACATCGCCCTCTGCGAGCTGACCGGCGCCCCGCTGCACATCGCGCACGTGAGCACCGCCGAGAGCGTCCGGGCCATCCGGGACGCCAAGGAGCGGGGAATCCCGGTTACCGCCGAAACCGCCCCGCACTATTTCACCCTCACCGACGAGGCCGTGATCGCCTGCGGCGCCAACGCCAAGATGAACCCGCCGCTGCGGGCCGAAAAGGACCGTCAGGCCGTCCGCCAAGGGCTGGCCGACGGCACCCTGGACGCCATCGCCACCGATCACGCGCCCCACGCCCCGGCCGAAAAGGACGGGGACCTGGCCAAGGCCGCCAACGGGATCATCGGGCTTGAGACCTCCCTGGGTCTCAGCCTGCGGCTGGTGGCCGAAGGCGTGCTCTCCCTCCCCGATCTGATCACGCGCATGGCCACCCGCCCGGCGCAGATTCTCGGGCTGGACAACCGCCTGGTGCCGGGTAATTCGGCCGACCTCACGATCATCGACCTCGCGCGGCGCTACACCGTAGACGCCGCCGCCTTCCGCTCCAAGAGCCGCAACACCCCCTTCGACCTCTGGTCCCTCACGGGCTGCGCCCTCCTCACCCTGGTGGGCGGGCGGGTGGTCTTCGACGCCCGTTCGTAACTGCTGCCGCCGCACATCACCCCTCTTTTCCTTTCCCGCCTCAAGAAACCCGCCACCCGGTTCGATAATAAGGTGCGCGGCTTCTGGCTGCGCATCCACTATTAAAAGCTCACCGCAGAGGCGCAGAGACCGCAGAGAGGGTAGGGTTGCTCTGCGTTCTCTGCGCCTCGAGCGCCAGCGGGCGGTGAATCCTTTTTGCGGCTGTCTTCCAAGGCTCTGAACAACGCCCATGACCGTCCCCAAACCGCACCTTCTCATCGTCGACGACGAGCGCAGCATGCGCGAGGTCCTGGAATACATGCTGGCCCGTGAAGGCTACCGGGTCTCCTGCGCCGATAGCGGTCAGGCGGCGATCGCGCTGCTCCGCAAGACCCCCATCGATCTGCTGCTGTGCGACATCCGGCTGGGGGACATGACCGGCCTGGAGGTCCTGCGGGCGGCCAAGGCCCAGCGTCCTGAAACGGTCGTGATTATGATTTCGGCCTACGCCTCGGCCGAAACCGCCGTCGCCGCGATGAACGACGGCGCCTACGACTATGTGCCCAAACCCTTTGATAACGCGGAGCTCAAACAGGCCATCGCCCGCGCCCTGGAGGTCAAGACCGGCGAAAACGAGAAGAAGGCCCTCCACCAGGAACTCAGGCAAAACCGCCACTTCGGCCGCCTGGTGGGCAGTAGCCCCCGGATGCTGCACATCTACGAGCTGATCCGGCAGGTGGCGGACACCCGCACCACCGTGCTGATCACCGGTGAGAGCGGCACCGGCAAGGAGCTGATTGCCCGGGCGATCCACGAGCAGAGCGACCGCCGGGAGCACCCCTTTGTGGCCATCAACTGCGGCGGCATTCCGGAGAACCTGCTGGAAAGCGAGCTCATGGGCCACAAGCGGGGCGCCTTCACCGGGGCCACCCATGACAAAAAAGGGCTCTTCGAGGTGGGGCACCGGGGAACGGTCTTTCTGGACGAGATCGGCGACCTCGGCCTGCCCATCCAGGTCAAGCTGCTACGGGCGGTCCAGGAGCGGGTCTTCCGCCCGGTGGGCGGCAACGAGGACGTGGCCGTGGACATCCGCATCATCTCGGCAACCAACAAGAAGCTCGAGGACGAGGTGATTGCCGGCCGCTTTCGCGAGGACCTCTTCTACCGCCTCAACGTGATCGAGATCAAGGTGCCGCCCTTGCGCGAGCGCAAAGGGGACCTCAAGGCCCTGGCCCAGCACTTCATGGACAAGTACGCCCGCGAGATGGGCAAGGAGATCACCAAGATCTCCGCCTATGCCATCGACCTTTTGAACAAGTACGATTTTCCCGGCAACATCCGCGAGCTGGAAAATCTCATCGAACGCAGCGTGGCGCTCTCCAGCACCAACATCCTGCTGCCCGACAGCCTGGCCATGTCGATCCACAAGCGCCGCTGGATCGAGGGAGTCCGCAACCGGCGCTTCGACATCGACGAAGTCCCAAACGGCGTGGCCCTGGACGCCATCCTGGCCGAAATCGAGC
This genomic stretch from Desulfobacteraceae bacterium harbors:
- a CDS encoding homocysteine biosynthesis protein; protein product: MTEFKVNKTYQEINAKIRSGQVVVVTAEEVIGIVRKEGPVAAARQVDVVTTGTFAPMCSSGAFINFGHSKPGIKAAKVWLNNVPAYAGVAAVDCYIGATEVCEDDPLNRVHPGEFNYGGGHVIEDLVAGKTVHLKAVAYGTDCYPNREVEKEITLRSLPSAVLCNPRNGYQNYNCAVNLKNKTVYTYMGTLKPRAGNANYCSAGQLSPLFNDPYYKTIGIGTRIFLGGTTGFVTWAGTQHKPQVKRTPKGVPLGPAGTLWVMGDLKKMSTQWLMGASIQGYGSSLSLGLGIPIPILNEEMMAYTAVSDEEIFTQIIDYGNDYPEGVSKSYGQVSYAQLKSGFIDFQGKQVPTVPLSSTVKAREIAETLKDWIAKGQFLLGEPQCTLPAGPSEIFG
- a CDS encoding dihydroorotase, encoding MRILITGGRVLDPGRLDGRLNILIENGAVAAIAPPADLAPDRCPDARILDAAGLLVVPGLIDLHVHFREPGFEYKETIQTGCAAAVAGGFAAVCPMPNTRPAIDSGELTAFVRRQAAAAGLCRVHPVAAISRGLAGETLSPFAEVKAAGAVAVSDDGNPVLNSRLMRQALTAARENGLLVISHSEELSLAAGGAVNEGPVSERLGVGGIPNAAESIMVLRDIALCELTGAPLHIAHVSTAESVRAIRDAKERGIPVTAETAPHYFTLTDEAVIACGANAKMNPPLRAEKDRQAVRQGLADGTLDAIATDHAPHAPAEKDGDLAKAANGIIGLETSLGLSLRLVAEGVLSLPDLITRMATRPAQILGLDNRLVPGNSADLTIIDLARRYTVDAAAFRSKSRNTPFDLWSLTGCALLTLVGGRVVFDARS
- a CDS encoding sigma-54 dependent transcriptional regulator codes for the protein MTVPKPHLLIVDDERSMREVLEYMLAREGYRVSCADSGQAAIALLRKTPIDLLLCDIRLGDMTGLEVLRAAKAQRPETVVIMISAYASAETAVAAMNDGAYDYVPKPFDNAELKQAIARALEVKTGENEKKALHQELRQNRHFGRLVGSSPRMLHIYELIRQVADTRTTVLITGESGTGKELIARAIHEQSDRREHPFVAINCGGIPENLLESELMGHKRGAFTGATHDKKGLFEVGHRGTVFLDEIGDLGLPIQVKLLRAVQERVFRPVGGNEDVAVDIRIISATNKKLEDEVIAGRFREDLFYRLNVIEIKVPPLRERKGDLKALAQHFMDKYAREMGKEITKISAYAIDLLNKYDFPGNIRELENLIERSVALSSTNILLPDSLAMSIHKRRWIEGVRNRRFDIDEVPNGVALDAILAEIERAYIVKALECTSGNKQKAADLLGISFRSLRYRVDKLGVEADSQAA
- the lepB gene encoding signal peptidase I produces the protein MKSKQDSQEAAAPRKKGKLRENIEAILVAIVLALFIRTFVVQAFKIPSGSMKQTLQIGDHILVNKFIYGVKLPFVDKVIIPVKDPKRGDIVVFKFPEDPDKDFIKRVVGVAGDEIKIRDKQVFVNGKPLNHDFGIHVDPRTFPSSAEPRDNFGPITVPPNSLFVMGDNRDQSYDSRYWGFVDLSAIKGKAFIIYWSWDKENFRVRWGRLGDLLH